The Gordonia mangrovi genome includes the window CAGCCCGTGCTGCGCCGTACGCTGCGTGCGGGTATCGATGCGGGAGCGCTCAACGGCATCGTCTCCGGGTCCGGCCCGACGTGTGCCTTCCTGTGTGCCGACGAGACGTCGGCGGTCAATGTCGCCGCCGAGTTGTCGGGTGCCGGGGTGGCCCGCGCGGTGCGCACGGCCACCGGGCCGGTTCCGGGCGCTCGGTTGTTGTCGGCGTGAGAGCGCTCAGCTGCCGAACACGTTGATCGCGTTGCCGTAGGCGCGCAGACCGGCGACAGATCCGTTGTAGCGGTTGAGGTCCACCGGAGTGGACACGCCGGGGAGACGGCCCGAGCTGGTGAACTGCCAGAACGTCCACGTGCGCCAACCGCCCCGAGGCATCTGCGGCACCGCGCCACCGTTGTAGGAGGCGATCCACAACGGGTGATCGGCGAACTCCCGAGTGGCGCCCATCGCGGTGTTCCAGAAGTTCGGATAGGTGTAGAGGATCGTTTTTCGTCCGGTCAACGGCTCGAGGACGGCGAAGAACTCACGCACCCAGGCGGCCAGGGCGCGGGGGCCGAGGCCACCGGAGTGTTCCAGATCGAGGACAGGCGGCAGATCGAGGATGCCGTTCTGGCCGAGCACGATCGTGGCGTAGAAGATCGCCTGTTGGGTGGCCGATCGGCTCGGGTCGGCGTAGTGGTAGGTGCCGCGGACGAGCCCGGCGGCGCGCATCGCCAGGCTGTCGGGCACGAAGTGTGGATTCACGTACCAGGTGGACTCGGTGGCCTTGACCATGGCCATGTGCTGGCCGGACGCGCGTACCGCGAACCAGTTGATGCTCGCGCCGCCGGGATGCTGATGGCTGGACACATCCGGCCCGACCTGCGGAGCGGCGCCGGCCTGGGGCGGATCTGTCATCGCTCCCGCAAGCCCGACGGTGGCCACCGTGGCCGAGGTCATCATCAGTCGCCGGAGGATCACGGCTCCACGCTATTGCACCGATCCAGAATCGCGCAGAAGGTTTGCCGACCCCGCCCGTGTCGCTGCCCGTGCCCCTGCCTCGACCTCGCCGACCGTGCCCGGCATCCCGCCGACCGTGCCCGGCGTGGCGCCGACCGTGCCCGGCGGTGACGGCGGTCACGTGACGATCCGTTGCTAGGGTCATGCGGGTGGCACCCGCAAACCCCGTCGCGCTGATCAACGTGGACCGGATCAGCAAGAGCTATGGCATCAAGCCGTTGCTCGACTCGGTGTCCCTCGGCGTCCACGAGGGGCAGCGGATCGGCGTCGTCGGTCTCAACGGTGGCGGCAAGACGACGTTGCTCGAGATCCTGGGCGGCATCACCGAACCGGACAGCGGACGGGTGTCGCGCGCCGGCGACATCCGGGTCGCGACGGTGACCCAACGCGGTGAGTTGCCCGCCGGCGCCAGCGTGGCCGATGTGGTGGTCGGCGGACCGGACGTCGCAGTACACGAGTGGGCCGGCGATCCCCGGATCCGGGGCATCCTCGCCGGTATCGGTGTGGACCAACTGCTCGATTCCCGGGTCGACGAACTGTCCGGTGGGCAGCGCCGCCGGGTCGGACTCGCGACCGCGTTGATCTCGGACGCCGATCTGCTGATCCTCGACGAACCGACGAACCATCTCGATGTCGAAGGCGTGCAGTGGCTCGCCCAACATCTCGTGTCACGGCGCAGCGCTCTGGTGGTCGTCACCCACGACCGGTGGTTCCTCGACACCGTCGCCACCCGTACCTGGGAGGTGCATTCGGGTGTCGTCGACGAGTACGAGGGCGGCTACAACGACTGGATCTTCGCGCGGGCCGAACGGTCCCGGCTGGCCGATGCCGCCGAAGAGCGACGACGCAACCTGGCCCGCAAGGAGCTCGCCTGGCTACGTCGTGGGCCGCCGGCACGGACGTCCAAGCCGCGGTACCGGATCGAGGCCGCCGAACGTCTCATCGCCGACGTCCCGCCGCCCCGCGACACGGTGACCTTGTCGGCCTTCGCCAAGCGTCGGCTCGGTCGTGTGGTGGTGGAGCTGGAGGATGCGCGCATCGCCACGCCCGCCGGAGATGTGCTGGTGGACGATCTGACCTGGCGGTTGGCGCCTGGCGAACGCATCGGTCTGGTCGGGGTCAACGGTTCGGGCAAGACCACCTTGCTGCGTGCGCTGGCCGGCGGGGTCGACGTGTCGCCGGGGCGTCGGATCGAGGGCACCACGGTCACGATCGGTTGGCTGCGTCAAGAACTCGACGACCTCGACGAGGACCAGCGGGTTCTCGACGCGGTGGAGGAAGTTGCGACGCGGATCATGGTGGGCGACAAAGAGATGTCGGCGTCGCAGCTCGCCGAGCGGCTCGGGTTCAGCCCGGCCCGCCAGCGCACTCCGGTCGGGGATCTCTCCGGTGGCGAGCGCCGGCGTCTGCAGATGACCCGGGTGCTGATGGCCGAGCCCAACGTCCTGCTCCTCGACGAGCCCACCAACGACCTCGACATCGACACCCTGCAACAGCTCGAGGACCTGCTCGACAGCTGGGCGGGCACGCTGGTCGTCATCAGCCACGACCGCTATCTCATCGAACGGATCTGCGACAGTACGTGGGCGCTGTTCGGCGACGGAGATCTCACCAACCTGCCCGGCGGGATCGAGCAGTACCTGCAGCGTCGCCGCGAGATGAGGTCGGGCCCAGCGCGTCCGAAGAAGACGGCGTCGTCGGAGGCCGCTTCGGCCGATCGGGCGGCCACCGACGCTGCGCCCGCGCCCGAGACCACCACACCGACCGTCAGTGCCGCCGAACACCGGGAGGCGCGCAAAGCAATGAATCGGCTCGAGCGTCAGATGGACCAGCTCGCCGAGCGCGCGGAACAACTGCACGCCTCACTCGTCGAGGCGGCAACCGACCCCGACCGCCTTCAGACGCTCAACACCGAACTGCGGCAGGTGGTCACCGACAAGGAGGCCGCCGAGGCCGCCTGGCTGGAAGCCGCCGAGAAGGTCGAGTGAGCGGCGGGGGTCACCGACGGATCGCGCCGTTGACCATCGACGCGATGGCCACGGCCCCCTGCTGGTTGATGTGGTAGGGGTAGGCCAGACTGCCGTTGGACAGTGAGCTCTCGTACCACGGCGCGACCAGGTTGCAGGGGTCGTGACCGGCCGATCGGCGGTTGGCGTCGACGAATGTCGCGCCCACCTTGCCGGTGGCGCGCCGTAGCGCGTCACCGGCACGGTCGAAGACCCGGTTCATCCAGCGGACGTCGGCGTCGCTGACGGGCACCATCGGCCAGCACCCATGGCTGCCCATGAAGCCGCCGATGCCGACGACGATGATCTGTGCGCGTGGCGCCCGAGCGCGGATGGCGCGGAGCGCCGGGGTCACCCGGTTCTCCATTCTGGCGATCCGCCAGCGCACCTCCTGCTCGAGGCGCGGATTGTGCCGACACCGACGATCGGTCAGCGGAGCTGTGTTGCATTGGGCCAGAATGGCGCCCCACCGCATGTCGTTGCCGCCGATGCTGACCGTGATGACCTGGGCATCTCGCGGAACCAGGGTCAGCTGCGGGGGCTTGACACCTCGATTGGTGCGCTGGCCGGTGCGGTAGAGATCCGGGGCCTGCGCCCCGGCGCATGAGGTGTCGATGAAGCGGCGCGGCAACGTCATGACCGCGACGATCGACGGATAGTTGAGCGCCGAGCGTTTGCAGCCCAGAAAGTACTCGGGCGTGGGGGAGAAGAAGCCGCCCGACGCCCGCGAGTCACCCATTGCGACATACACCCCGCCGGTGTAGCGCGCCGGGGTTGCCTCCGGAGCCGCCTCGGCGGGCGGTGCCACTGCGGTGGTGATCGCGGTCAGCACGATGAATGCGAACACCGCTACGTTGACCCGCGTCCGGCCCGGACCGGTGGACGAGCGACGAAAGACCATATGCGGTGCATCCCCCCTGAATGTTCTTTGGGATTGTAGGGGACATCTCCTCGGGCGTGTGGGGCGAATCGGCGGGTCAATCCGGCTCACACAGTTCGTAGTGCGTCACATCGGCGGGCGAACCGCGTGATCATCGTGGCTGTCTCGGCGGGCTGGATCAGCGGGAACAGGTGGCTGGCCCGCGGGATCACCTGTACCTGCGCCAACGGTGAGGCGGAGGCGAAACGCTGCTCGTGGATCCGGAACTGATCCCAACCGCCGTTGAGGAATTCGATCGGGCCCGGATAGCGCGCGACCTCGGCCAGCGCGTCGAGGTCGGCCAGTTCGTTGACCACGTCGCGAATGGAGTGCAGCGCAAGGCCGCCGGCCTCCATGTCCCGGGCGACCTGGCCGCCGACCGCCATCCGGGTGAGGCCCTTGCTGATCGCCGCGGCTTGGCGGGGCAGGACGCTGGTCGCCGCACCGAAGGCGCGAAACGGGGCGGCGAGCAGGCGGCTGGGTTGCGCAGTCGCGCACATGACCAGCAGCCCGGCGACGGCGTCGGGGTGACGGCCCGCCGTGGCCATCGCCACGTAGCCGCCGAGCGACATGCCGGCGACCACCGCAGGCCTGCCGAGCGCGTCGATCGCATCGAGCACCGCCCGTACGGCCCCGTCGATGTCGAAGTGCTCGGCAGACCGCTCTCCGTGTCCGGGGAGATCGGGGGTGCCCACCGGCCGGTCGGTGATGCCTGCGGCGATGCGATGTAGGGCCGCGCCACTGACTCGGAGTCCGTGGACGAGGACGACGGGAGTGGGTGAGACTTCCTGCGCTGCGCTCATCGCGCGCAATTATGACTCATCAGAGGCCAGTACGCCGTGAGCGTCAGGCCTTGTCGCGGCCGGCCGATGGGTCGACGCTGCGGTCGATGCCGATCCGGTCGGGGAACCCGTGGTCGTGCGACACCACCAGCAGCGCACCCTGTCACTGCCGCAGAGCTGTGACGAGCTTCTCGGTGGTGTCGAGGTCGAGGTTTCATGTCGGCGACGGCGGAAATGCTTGTGCGTGCACCATAGCGCCGCCCACCCATATGGTGCCAACGCTTTTCTGACGCGTGAGGCGCTAACGTGGCCGGTATGTCGTTCATCCGCACCTCGATCGTCAACGGGGTCGGCGAGATCGTTCTCGATCGTTCCGCCGCCCTCAACGCACTGGATCAGACCATGATCGATGACATGTATCGGGTGCTGTCGGAATGGGGAGATGACGACGGTATCGACACCGTCCTGGTGACGTCGGCGAGTGAGCGCGCCTTCTGCGCGGGCGGCGACATCCGCGCGATCCGCGACCATGCGCTCGCCGGTGACACCCACGCGGTGAGTCACTACTTCGCCAGCGAGTACCGACTCGATCAGCTCGTGGCCGACTATCCGAAGCCCTATGTGAGTGTCATCGACGGTGCGGCCATGGGCGGCGGTCTTGGCATCAGCGTGCACGGCGAGGTGCGGGTCGTGAGCCAGAACGCGGTGATCGCCATGCCGGAGACCGCGATCGGCTTCGTCCCGGATGTCGGCTCCACCTACTTCCTGCCTCGCCTCCCTGATGGCGTCGGTATGTGGATGGGCCTGACCGGCTCGCGCATCCGCGGTGCCGATGCCGTGGAGATCGGTATGGCAACGCATTTCGTCGACTCGACCGAGATCGGTGAGGTCGCCGAGCAGATCCGCGCCGGGGTTCCGCTCGTCGACGTGCTCGGCGACCGGCAGGATCGCCCGGCCGCCGAGTTGCCGCTGGCCAAGATCAAGGAGTACTTCGCCGACGACAATGTCACCGGGATCGTCGGCGGGCTGCGCGGTGCGGTCGGCGACCCCTGGGCCGAGCAGATGGTGGATCTGATCGAACAGGCCTCACCCACCAGTCTCTGGGTGACCGCGGCGATGCTCACGGCGGGCGCACGGTCGGTGCTCGACGAATGCCTGGAACGCGAACTCCATGCCGCCGAACAGATCACCACCACCGGCGATTTCGCCGAAGGGGTGCGCGCGGTCCTGGTGGACAAGGATCGCCGGCCCCGCTTCGATCCGGCCTCCATCGATGACGTCGACCCCGACGTCGTCGCGCGGATCGTGGGAGCCTGAAACCACCGACGCGCTCGGTCAGGGGGTCGTCTCGAACCAACCCGCCAGTGTCACATCTGTTTCGGTGGAGGTGATCTCGGTGGGGGCCGCATCGTCATCGATGTTGTCGTCGGGGGCGAACGGGTTGCTCTCCGAACGTGTGACGGCCGAGCACGTGAAGGTTCCGGCGACCCGCTCCGATGACACCGCGGTCAGTGTCACGGGACATGTCGTCGAATGGTGGTAGGTACCTCCCACCGAAACCCCGACGGACGAATTGATCGGCCCGTCCAGCGGACCCACCCGTGGGCGAACCCCACCGATCGGCGGCAGTACACCACCGGTCAGATCTCCCACCAGGAACTCCAGTTGCGCGCCGTCGGCGCCGGGTCCGGTGAACACGAACAGCAGGCTGTCCGGCGGTACCGACGGATCGGCATTGCCCGACTTCGTGAACCCGTAACACATAGATCCGGCCGCGTTTCTTGAATCCGCCCGATCGATGGCGACATGCATGCTGCCGGAACGGAATTCGAGAGCGTGACCGGCGCGATCGATGCGCCCCCGGCTGGGTGTCTCGCGGCACGCGTCGGCGTCGAGAGGGGCCGCTCCGGCTGTCGCAGAAGCCGTACTCGACGGTCCGGTGCCGGCGCTGTCGGTGGGCCCGCAGCCGGCTAGCAGAGCAAGCGCTGCCACCGTGGCCGGCACGGCGGCCCACCCTGCGACACCTCGTACCGGAAGCTCAGTCTGCCGCGGCGACAAGGGGTTCGAGCATCAGGTCGGGATGCTCCTTCTCGATGAACTGCAATCGCCACTTGTCGCTGAACAGCGCCAGCAGTGCCCCGTCGGTGCGGGTGAACACCTCCACACCGCGCTGCCGGCCGAGTTCGGTTGCGCTGTCGGGGTCGGTGCGCCGAGCCAACGAGTAGCCGAGCGGTTCGATCGTGGTGTCGACGTTGAATTCGGACTTCATCCGGGCCGTGACCACCTCGAACTGCATCGGACCCACTGCGGCCAGCACCGGTGAGGCGTCGCCGCGCAGATCATTGCGCAGCACCTGCACCACGCCCTCGCTGTCCATCTGTTCCATGGCCTTGCGGAACTGCTTGTACTTGTCGGCGGTGTTCACCCGGATCGCCGAGAAGTGTTCGGGCGCAAACGACGGGATCGGGGGATACTGCACCTTCGCGTCGATGTACAGCGTGTCGCCGGGGGCCAGGGCCATCGCGTTCACCAGACCGACCACATCACCCGGATAGGCCCGGTCGACGGTGGAACGGTCGCGGCCGAACACCGCCTGGGCGTATTTGGTGGCGAACGGTTTCCCGGTCTGTGCATGGGTCACCACCATGCCGCGTTCGAACTCGCCGGACACGATGCGCATGTAGGCCAGGCGATCCCGATGGCTGGTGTCCATCCCCGCCTGCACCTTGAACACGACGGCGCTGAACGGATCGGTGACCTCGCGTACCGCACCGTCGATGTCCTCGCGGCCGGCCGGGGCGGGTGCGAGCTCGACCAGCGTCTCGAGGAGTTGGCGCACACCGAAATTGAGCATGGCGGAAGCAAAGATCATCGGCGATGTCTGACCGGCGAGGAACATCTCCTGGTCGTGGTCTTGGCCCATCTCCGCGAGCAGGTCGCTCTCCTCGACCGCGGCCGTCCACTCGTCGCCTTCGCGTTCCTGTGCTGCGTCGGCGTCGAGCATCTCCTCCGGTGCGACCTTGGCGCCGCCGGCGGTGCGGGTGAAGCGGATGTACTCGCCGGTGCGTCGGTCGAGCAGGCCGCGGAAGTCGCCGGCGATGCCGACCGGGAAATAGAGCGGCGTCGGGATGAGGCCGATACGTTCGGTGATCTCGTCGATCAGTTCCAGCGGGGTCTGGCCGGGGCGGTCCCACTTGTTGATCACGGTGATCACCGGGATGCCGCGGTGGCGACAGACCTGGAAGAGCTTGAGGGTCTGCGGTTCGAGGCCCTTGGCGGCGTCGATGAGCATGACCGCGGCGTCGACCGCGGTGAGCACCCGGTAGGTGTCCTCCGAGAAGTCGGCGTGGCCGGGGGTGTCCACCAGGTTGATCACGTTGGGGGTGTCATCGTCGGAGCGCTCGGCCGCGTAGTTGAATTGCAGCGCGGTGGAGCTGACCGAGATGCCGCGCGCCTTCTCCATCTCCATCCAGTCGGAGACGGTCGACTTGCGGCCGGCCTTGCCGTGGATCGCACCCGCCTCGCTGATCATGCGTGCATGCAGCGCGAGCGCCTCGGTCATCGTCGACTTGCCGGCGTCGGGATGGCTGATGATGGCGAAGGTTCGGCGACGCTTGACCTCTTGGGCCACGGTGGCAGCATCGGAACTCACCCGACGAGGCTACCGTCCGGCGCGCTCACCGGGCAAAACCGTGCCGCCGCGGCGGGACGTTCTCGCGCGTGTACCGTGCTCTCGCGCGTGAGGCGGCGCGCGCGAACGGTGAGTGGACGCGCGAGAGCGGTGGCCGGACGCGCGAGAGCGGCAAGCGGTGGGCTACTCGAACGGCACCGGAGGCATCTTGACGACCTGCGAGGCATAGCTGAGCCCGGCGCCGTAGCCGAGTAGCAGTGCGGTGTCGCCGGGTTTGGCCTTGCCGGTCGACAGCAGATCTTCCATGGCCAGCGGGATCGAGGCCGCCGAGGTGTTGCCGGTGTGCTCGATGTCGTTGGCGACCACGGCGTCGTCGCGCAGCTTGAGGTTCTTGGCGAGCAGGTCGTTGATCCGCGAGTTCGCCTGATGCGGCACGAAGACGTCGAGTTGCTCCGCACCGATTTTCGCGGCCTCGAGGGCCCGCTGAGCGACCTTGCCCATCTCGAAGGCGGCCCACCGGAACACTGCGGTGCCCTCCATGCGCAGGTAGGGGCGCTGGGTGCGGTCGCTGTCAAGGAAGGTGACCCAGTCGATGTCCTGGGCGATCGCGTTGAACTGGGAGCCGTCGCTACCCCAGATGACCGGTCCGAGTTGCTGATCGTCGGTGGGACCGACCACCACCGCGCCGGCGCCGTCGCCGAAGATGAAGCAGTTGGTGCGGTCGGTCATATCCATGGTGACCGACAGCTGCTCGGCGCCGATGACCAGCACGTTGGTGGCACTGCCGCCGCGGATCATGTCCGAGGCGACCGCCATGCCGTAGCCGAATCCGGCGCATCCGACGGTGATGTCGAACGCCGGGACGCCGTTGGCGCCCAGGTCGGTGGCGACCTTGACCGCGCCGGCGGGGGTCAGCAGCAGGTGGGTGTTGGTGGCCAGGATGACGGCGTCGATGTCGGAGCCGGACAGCAGCGCGTTGGCAATGGCCTTGCGGCCTGCGTTGACCGCCATCTCCATGACGTTCTCGTCGCGGCGCGCGAAGCGTCGGGTCTTGATCCCGGTCCGCGTGTAGATCCACTCGTCCGACGATTCGATCTGCTCACAGATCTCGTCGTTGGTGACGACCCGCTCCGGCCGGTAGGCACCGATGCCGAGCATGCCGATGTTGTTTATCCCGGCGGTGTCCGCGATGACAGCCATGCGTGTCCCTTTCACTATGCGACCCGCCATAGACGGTCTCACATCTGGGCTCTACTCGGAAGTAGCCCCCACCGCGACAACCGCTCCGCTCAGCCGCCGCTCGTCTCGGTCGGCGCCGGCGGCAGCGTGACGACCGCTCCGGCATAGCTGAGCCCGGCGCCGAATCCGAGGAGCAACGCGGTCTGCCCGCCCGTGGCCTTGCCGGTCGCGAGCATCTCTTCCATGGCCAACGGGATCGAGGCCGCCGACGTGTTGCCGGTGTTCTCGATGTCGTTGGCCATCGGGATCTCGTCGGCGAGGCCGAGGTTCTTCTTCATCAGCTCGTTGATCCGGGCGTTGGCCTGATGCGGCACGAACACCTCGATGTCGTCGATCCCGACCCCGGAGGTCTCCAGCACCGTGGTCAATGCCTTGGGCAGTGTGATGGCGGCCCACCGGAACACCCGCGGTCCCTGCATGGTCACCACCATCCGGCCGACCGGATCGGTGTCGGGCTCCTTGTGCTGGAACTCCTGCGCACGGTCCATGTATTCGGGGATGTCGTAGTTCTGGCCGATGGCCTCGGCGTTCTCGCCGTCGCTGCCCCAGACGGTCGGCGAGATACCGTTCTCCTCGCTCGGCCCGACGACGACCGCGCCGGCTCCGTCACCGAAGATGAAGGCGGTGTTGCGATCGGTGGGTTCCATCACCACCGACATCGTCTCCACCCCGACGACGAGGACGTATTCGGCAGAACCGGCCCGCACGGTGTCGGCGGCGATACCCAGGCCGTACCCGAAGCCACCGCAGCCGGCCGCCACGTCGTAGGCAGGGATGCCGTTGAGTCCGATGTCGAAGGCGACGATCGGGCCGCCGTGCGGGATCTTGGTCTTCCAGCTGTTGGTGGCCAGGATCAGTGCGCCGATCCTCTCCTTGGGTATCCCGGAGTTCCGGATCGCCCGCTCCGCGGCCGCAGCAGCCATCGACCGCGCGGACTCGCCGCCGCTGATCCAGCGACGATTGCGGATACCGCTGCGCTCGAAGATCCACTCGTCGGAGGAGTCGAGGACCTCGCACACCTCGTCATTGGAGACCAGTCGGCGCGGTCGGTAG containing:
- a CDS encoding glycoside hydrolase family 25 protein; amino-acid sequence: MTSATVATVGLAGAMTDPPQAGAAPQVGPDVSSHQHPGGASINWFAVRASGQHMAMVKATESTWYVNPHFVPDSLAMRAAGLVRGTYHYADPSRSATQQAIFYATIVLGQNGILDLPPVLDLEHSGGLGPRALAAWVREFFAVLEPLTGRKTILYTYPNFWNTAMGATREFADHPLWIASYNGGAVPQMPRGGWRTWTFWQFTSSGRLPGVSTPVDLNRYNGSVAGLRAYGNAINVFGS
- a CDS encoding ABC-F family ATP-binding cassette domain-containing protein is translated as MRVAPANPVALINVDRISKSYGIKPLLDSVSLGVHEGQRIGVVGLNGGGKTTLLEILGGITEPDSGRVSRAGDIRVATVTQRGELPAGASVADVVVGGPDVAVHEWAGDPRIRGILAGIGVDQLLDSRVDELSGGQRRRVGLATALISDADLLILDEPTNHLDVEGVQWLAQHLVSRRSALVVVTHDRWFLDTVATRTWEVHSGVVDEYEGGYNDWIFARAERSRLADAAEERRRNLARKELAWLRRGPPARTSKPRYRIEAAERLIADVPPPRDTVTLSAFAKRRLGRVVVELEDARIATPAGDVLVDDLTWRLAPGERIGLVGVNGSGKTTLLRALAGGVDVSPGRRIEGTTVTIGWLRQELDDLDEDQRVLDAVEEVATRIMVGDKEMSASQLAERLGFSPARQRTPVGDLSGGERRRLQMTRVLMAEPNVLLLDEPTNDLDIDTLQQLEDLLDSWAGTLVVISHDRYLIERICDSTWALFGDGDLTNLPGGIEQYLQRRREMRSGPARPKKTASSEAASADRAATDAAPAPETTTPTVSAAEHREARKAMNRLERQMDQLAERAEQLHASLVEAATDPDRLQTLNTELRQVVTDKEAAEAAWLEAAEKVE
- a CDS encoding SGNH/GDSL hydrolase family protein, which codes for MVFRRSSTGPGRTRVNVAVFAFIVLTAITTAVAPPAEAAPEATPARYTGGVYVAMGDSRASGGFFSPTPEYFLGCKRSALNYPSIVAVMTLPRRFIDTSCAGAQAPDLYRTGQRTNRGVKPPQLTLVPRDAQVITVSIGGNDMRWGAILAQCNTAPLTDRRCRHNPRLEQEVRWRIARMENRVTPALRAIRARAPRAQIIVVGIGGFMGSHGCWPMVPVSDADVRWMNRVFDRAGDALRRATGKVGATFVDANRRSAGHDPCNLVAPWYESSLSNGSLAYPYHINQQGAVAIASMVNGAIRR
- a CDS encoding alpha/beta fold hydrolase yields the protein MSAAQEVSPTPVVLVHGLRVSGAALHRIAAGITDRPVGTPDLPGHGERSAEHFDIDGAVRAVLDAIDALGRPAVVAGMSLGGYVAMATAGRHPDAVAGLLVMCATAQPSRLLAAPFRAFGAATSVLPRQAAAISKGLTRMAVGGQVARDMEAGGLALHSIRDVVNELADLDALAEVARYPGPIEFLNGGWDQFRIHEQRFASASPLAQVQVIPRASHLFPLIQPAETATMITRFARRCDALRTV
- a CDS encoding enoyl-CoA hydratase/isomerase family protein, whose amino-acid sequence is MSFIRTSIVNGVGEIVLDRSAALNALDQTMIDDMYRVLSEWGDDDGIDTVLVTSASERAFCAGGDIRAIRDHALAGDTHAVSHYFASEYRLDQLVADYPKPYVSVIDGAAMGGGLGISVHGEVRVVSQNAVIAMPETAIGFVPDVGSTYFLPRLPDGVGMWMGLTGSRIRGADAVEIGMATHFVDSTEIGEVAEQIRAGVPLVDVLGDRQDRPAAELPLAKIKEYFADDNVTGIVGGLRGAVGDPWAEQMVDLIEQASPTSLWVTAAMLTAGARSVLDECLERELHAAEQITTTGDFAEGVRAVLVDKDRRPRFDPASIDDVDPDVVARIVGA
- a CDS encoding peptide chain release factor 3, whose translation is MSSDAATVAQEVKRRRTFAIISHPDAGKSTMTEALALHARMISEAGAIHGKAGRKSTVSDWMEMEKARGISVSSTALQFNYAAERSDDDTPNVINLVDTPGHADFSEDTYRVLTAVDAAVMLIDAAKGLEPQTLKLFQVCRHRGIPVITVINKWDRPGQTPLELIDEITERIGLIPTPLYFPVGIAGDFRGLLDRRTGEYIRFTRTAGGAKVAPEEMLDADAAQEREGDEWTAAVEESDLLAEMGQDHDQEMFLAGQTSPMIFASAMLNFGVRQLLETLVELAPAPAGREDIDGAVREVTDPFSAVVFKVQAGMDTSHRDRLAYMRIVSGEFERGMVVTHAQTGKPFATKYAQAVFGRDRSTVDRAYPGDVVGLVNAMALAPGDTLYIDAKVQYPPIPSFAPEHFSAIRVNTADKYKQFRKAMEQMDSEGVVQVLRNDLRGDASPVLAAVGPMQFEVVTARMKSEFNVDTTIEPLGYSLARRTDPDSATELGRQRGVEVFTRTDGALLALFSDKWRLQFIEKEHPDLMLEPLVAAAD
- a CDS encoding beta-ketoacyl-ACP synthase III, yielding MAVIADTAGINNIGMLGIGAYRPERVVTNDEICEQIESSDEWIYTRTGIKTRRFARRDENVMEMAVNAGRKAIANALLSGSDIDAVILATNTHLLLTPAGAVKVATDLGANGVPAFDITVGCAGFGYGMAVASDMIRGGSATNVLVIGAEQLSVTMDMTDRTNCFIFGDGAGAVVVGPTDDQQLGPVIWGSDGSQFNAIAQDIDWVTFLDSDRTQRPYLRMEGTAVFRWAAFEMGKVAQRALEAAKIGAEQLDVFVPHQANSRINDLLAKNLKLRDDAVVANDIEHTGNTSAASIPLAMEDLLSTGKAKPGDTALLLGYGAGLSYASQVVKMPPVPFE
- a CDS encoding beta-ketoacyl-ACP synthase 3; this encodes MLGIGAYRPRRLVSNDEVCEVLDSSDEWIFERSGIRNRRWISGGESARSMAAAAAERAIRNSGIPKERIGALILATNSWKTKIPHGGPIVAFDIGLNGIPAYDVAAGCGGFGYGLGIAADTVRAGSAEYVLVVGVETMSVVMEPTDRNTAFIFGDGAGAVVVGPSEENGISPTVWGSDGENAEAIGQNYDIPEYMDRAQEFQHKEPDTDPVGRMVVTMQGPRVFRWAAITLPKALTTVLETSGVGIDDIEVFVPHQANARINELMKKNLGLADEIPMANDIENTGNTSAASIPLAMEEMLATGKATGGQTALLLGFGAGLSYAGAVVTLPPAPTETSGG